CAATTCCGTTCCTGTGCTGATTTTGATGCTGAGCACCTACCGCGAGAACGCTGCCGAACGTTTGGCCCTTGGGATTCCGGCGCTGCCCCTGGACGCAAACCAGGCCAAGGCACTTACGGAGCTGCTGGAGAATCCACCGTCGGGTGAGGAGCAAGAGCTTCTGCATCTGCTCATCGATCGAATCCCCCCCGGCGTCGACGAAGCGGCCTATGTGAAAGCCACCTGGCTCAGTGCCGTGGCACAGGGGGACACCACCAGTCCACTGGTGTCGCCCCTGGAGGCCACCCGCCTGCTCGGAACGATGGTGGGCGGTTACAACGTTGCGGCCCTGATCGAGCTGCTCCAGCACAGCGACGCGCAGCTGGCCGGATGCGCCGCTGAAGGCCTCAGTCGAACCCTGCTGGTGTACGACGCCTTCAATGAAGTGATGGAGCTGGCCTCCAGCAACCGCTTCGCCAAGCAGGTGGTGGACAGCTGGGCGGCTGCCGAATGGTTCACCTCGAAGCCGGAGCTGGCCGACACGATCACGGTGACCGTGTTCAAGGTGGAAGGAGAAACCAACACCGACGACCTTTCGCCCGCCACCCACGCCACCACCCGGCCAGACATTCCTCTACACGCTCTGGCGATGCTGGAGACCCGCGATCCGGACGGCCTGAAAACAATCGCAACCCTCAAAGAAAAGGGGCATCCCGTGGCCTATGTGGGCGACGTGGTGGGCACCGGCAGCTCCAGGAAAAGCGCCATCAACTCCGTGCTCTGGCACACCGGCGATGACATCCCCCACGTCCCCAACAAACGGGGCGGCGGCGTCATCCTCGGCGGCAAGATCGCGCCGATCTTCTTCAACACTGCGGAAGACTCCGGCGCCCTGCCGATCGAATGCGATGTCACCGTGCTGAACACCGGTGATGTGATCACCATCCGGCCCCATACCGGCACGATCGAACGGGACGGTGAGGTGGTGAGCCGCTTCGAACTCAAGCCCAGCACCATCAGTGACGAGGTGCGGGCCGGTGGGCGCATCCCCCTGATGATCGGCCGGGCTCTCACCGACAAAGTGCGCGCCAAACTCGGCCTCGCACCCTCTGAACTGTTCATCCGCCCCTCGGCACCGGCCGACACCGGCAAGGGCTTCACCCTCGCCCAGAAGATGGTGGGCAAGGCCTGCGGCCTGCCCGGTGTGCGCCCCGGCACCAGCTGCGAGCCGCTGATGACCACCGTTGGCTCTCAAGACACCACTGGGCCGATGACCCGGGATGAAATGAAGGAACTGGCCTGCCTGGGCTTCTCCTCCGACCTGGTGATGCAGAGCTTCTGCCACACCGCGGCCTATCCCAAACCGGTGGACCTCCAAACCCAGAAGGATCTGCCTGATTTCTTCGCCCAGCGCGGTGGGGTGGCCCTGCGCCCCGGTGACGGGATCATCCACAGCTGGCTCAATCGCATGCTGCTGCCCGACACCGTGGGCACCGGCGGCGACAGCCACACCCGCTTCCCCTTGGGCATCTCCTTCCCCGCCGGTTCAGGCCTGGTGGCCTTCGCCGCGGCCATCGGCGCCATGCCCCTGGACATGCCGGAATCGGTACTGGTGCGCTTCAGCGGCTCCCTGCAACCGGGTGTCACCCTGCGGGATGTGGTGAATGCGATTCCCTGGGTGGCCATCCAACGCGGGCTGCTCACCGTGGAGAAGGCCAACAAAAAGAACTTGTTCAATGGCCGGATCATGGAGATCGAAGGTCTTCCCGACCTCAAGCTCGAGCAGGCCTTCGAACTCACCGACGCCAGCGCTGAGCGCTCCTGCGCCGGCTGCACCATCAAGCTCTCGGAAGAAACCGTGAGCGAATACCTGCGCAGCAACGTGGCGTTGCTTAAGAACATGATCGCCCGCGGCTACAGCGATGCCCGCACCCTGGCCCGCCGCATCAAGGAGATGGAAGCCTGGCTGGCCAATCCACAGCTCCTCAGTGCCGACGGCGATGCCGAGTATGCCGAGATCCTGGAGATCAACCTCGACGAGCTCACCGAACCGGTGGTGGCCTGCCCCAACGATCCCGACAACGTGAAGCTGTTGAGCGAGGTGGCCGGTGATCCGGTGCAAGAGGTGTTCATCGGCTCCTGCATGACCAACATCGGCCACTACCGCGCCGCAGCCAAGGTGCTGGAAGGTGCCGGTCCGAACCAGGCCCGCCTCTGGGTGTGTCCCCCCACCCGCATGGACGAAGAAACCCTCAAAGCCGAGGGCTACTACGCCACCTTCGAGGCTGCTGGCTCTCGGATGGAGATGCCAGGTTGCTCCCTGTGCATGGGCAACCAAGCACGGGTGGACGACAACACCACCGTGTTCTCCACCAGCACCCGGAACTTCAACAACCGTCTCGGCAAAGGCGCTCAGGTGTATCTGGGCAGCGCCGAACTGGCGGCGGTGTGTGCCCAGCTGGGCCGGATCCCCACCCCTCAGGAGTACCGCAGCATCGCGGCTGAAAAGATCGATCCGCTCTCTGATGAGCTCTATCGCTACCTCAACTTCGACCAGATCTCCGGTTTCGAGGATCAAGGCCGAACCATCAGCGCGGACGATGTAGCCGAAGTGCTGACTGGGTCCTGACCCGGATCAGCACTGCCATGACCGTTCTGAGTGAACTGAAACAACGACGCCACCAACTCGGCTCAAGCCGCAGCATCCGCCGCCTACTGGAGCGGCGATGGTGGGTGGTGGTCCTCGCCCTGATGTTCACAGGACTGGGGGCCGCCCTGACAGGCGTGCTGTTCAAGGCAGGCATCAAGACTCTGGGGGCATGGCGTCTCGAACTGCTGGCCGATCTACCCGCCTGGGCGGTGCTACCAGGGCTCGGAGCCGCTGGTGGATTGGTGTCAGGCCTGCTCGTCACCTGCCTGGCGCCTGCCGCTGGCGGATCAGGAATCACCCACATCATGGGCTTTCTCAAACACCGGGCCGTTCCGATGGGACTGCAGGTGGGCCTGGTGAAACTGGTGGCAGGAATCGTGGCCATCGGCAGCGGCTTTCCCCTTGGCCCCGAGGGACCCTCCGTGCAGATGGGGGGTTCCGTTGCCTGGCAGATGGCGCGCTGGCTGAAAGCTCCTGTGGCCTTCCGGCGGGTGATCGTGGCCGCCGGCGGCGGTGCCGGAATCGCCGCGGTCTTCAGTGCACCCATCGGTGGGTTTGTGTACGCCGTTGAGGAGCTGCTGCACTCAGCCAGGCCCGTGGTGTTGCTGCTGGTGATCGTGACCACCTTCTGGGCCGATGCCTGGGCCGATGTGCTCGGGCTTGCCGGGCTCAGTCCCAGTGGAGGCGGTCTCGATGCAACCCAGGGGTTCCAGCTGGAACGGGAATACACGCCAATGGTGAGTTTTCTGCCGATCGATCTGGGCTACCTGATCGGGCTCGGCGTGGTGGTGGGCCTGCTAGCGGAGCTCTACTGCCGCTATGTGCTGGCCATGCAGCGGAAGGGGGATGCCTGGTTTGGCGATCGGCTGGTGCTGCGCATGGTGCTCAGCGGTGCCGTGCTGGGCAGCGTTTATGCCTTTCTTCCTGAAGAGTTCCACAACCTGGAGGGACTGCAACATCTGATTGCCAACGGCAAGGCCGACATTCCGATGGCGCTCGGAACGTTCACCGTGCTCTTCTTCAGCACCGGTCTTGCCGCGGCCTCCGGTGCTCCTGGAGGCCTGTTTTTCCCGATGCTCACCCTTGGCGGGGCGATCGGTTTGGCCTGCGGCTATTGGGTGGAAGCGCTCACGGGGCACGTTCCCAGCACCTATGTGTTTGCGGGCATGGGGGCCTTCGTGGCCAGCTGTTCGCGCACTCCGATCACCGCCATGTTTCTGGCCTTCGCACTCACGAAGGACCTGCTGATCCTCAAACCAATCCTTGTGGCCTGTCTGGCCAGTTTTCTGGTGGCCCGGTTGTTTGATGAACGCTCGATTTACGAGCGCCAGTTGGGCACGGAACTGAAGGAAGAGGATCATCGGGAAGCGCGCCGCCAGCGCCACGGCAGCATTCATCACGCGTGGGGCGGCTCGACCCGTCGACGGGCCTTCACACCGCCGCCAGCACCTCCTCCCTCACCGTCACCGCCTGACGAGAACAAACCCAACCTCGGTCAAGACCCCTGAATCAGGAAACGCTGCTGTTCGATCCGGCCGTACCGGAACCCGGTGCCCTGCGCACGGTCCTGGCGTTCCCCAGCACGTACACGGTGGGAATCACCAGCCTTGGTTATCAAATCGTTTGGGCCACGCTGGCCTCGCGATCCGATCTGGATGTGCGCAGGCTGTTCACTGATCAAGGCGATCCCCAGCACCGCCGCTGCGATCTGTTCGGTCTGTCCCTGAGCTGGGAGCTCGATGGTCCTGTGTTGCTGGATCTGCTCGAAGGTCAGAGCATCCCGATCTGGAGCGAACAGCGAACAGACGCTGACCCGATCGTGTTCGGAGGGGGGCCTGTGTTAACCGCGAACCCCGAACCGTTGGCGCCGTTTTTCGATGTGATCCTGCTGGGGGATGGGGAGGACCTTCTTCCGGCCTTCATCGACGCCCTGCAGGCGGTGCGCAACGAACCACGGGCCGTGCGTCTGCGGCACCTGGCCAAGGTTCCTGGCATCTACGTCCCAGCTCTGTACGCCCCACACTTCGATTCCGAAGGGTCGCTGCAATCGATCAAGCCGATCGAAGCGGATCTCCCTGCCACCGTGGCCAAGCAGACCTGGCGAGGCAACACCCTCAGCCACTCCACGGTGATCACTCCCGATGCCGCATGGCCTGACATCCACATGGTGGAAGTGGTGCGCAGCTGCCCTGAGCTCTGTCGCTTCTGCCTGGCCAGCTATCTCACCCTTCCCTTCCGCACACCCTCGCTGGATGACGGCTTGATCCCTGCCGTCGAACGGGGTCTGATAGCGACCCGACGTCTGGGACTTCTGGGGGCTTCCGTGACCCAACATCCACAGTTCGGTGATCTGCTCACCTGGCTGAACAACGCACGCTTCGATGACGTGCGCGTCAGCGTGAGCTCGGTGCGGGCCGCCACTGTGACCCCTCAACTGGCCTCCAGCCTCGCCAATCGGGGCAGTAAGTCGCTGACCATCGCCATTGAAAGCGGCAGTGAACGGATGCGACGCGTCGTCAACAAGAAGTTGAGCAGCGAGGAGATCAACGCTGCTGCACGCCATGCCAAGCAAGGTGGTCTCAGTGCCCTGAAGCTCTATGGAATGGTGGGCCTCCCCAGCGAGCAGGAGGAGGACGTGGAAGCGACGGCCGATCTACTGCTTCAACTCAAGAAAGCCACACCAGGGCTGCGCTTCACCCTTGGGGTAAGCACGTTTGTTCCCAAGGCCCACACGCCGTTCCAATGGCAGGGCGTGCGACCCGAGGCCGACAAACGCTTGAAACGCCTTGGCAAACGGCTGAAACCGAAAGGCATTGATCTGCGACCAGAAAGTTATGGCTGGAGCGTGATCCAGGCGCTGCTGTCGCGCAGTGATCGTCGACTGGCTCCTGTGATCGTGGCCGTCCGCGGCACACAGGAGAGTCTTGGCGGTTGGAAGAAGGCCTACCGAGCAGCTCGGGCCGGCGAGCTGCCAGCAGCGAAAAGCGCCGGTGTGGAGTTACCTCTGCCGCCCGCCTGGGAGCAGGTGATTCACGAAACCTGGCCAGACGACACCGTGCTTCCCTGGTCGCACCTGCAGGGCCCCCTCCCCCAGGACACCCTGCTCAAGCATCAGCACCAGGCACTGCGCCCTGAACCGGCTGAGGACTTGGACTGAACGAGGTCCGCAACCCCGCGAGCAGAATCCAGCCGGCGATGTTCAGACGGCTATCGAAGAACGGCAGATCCGTGGCGTGCAGAACCGTCAGCACCAGGGCAGCCGTCCACCAGGCTCGATCAAACAAACCGAGAGATCCACGGCGCAGGCTCACCACCAGCAGCAACAGCACCAGAGCCACCACCAACACGGCTGCAGGCAGGCCATGGCTGATGGCCAATTCCAGCGGGAGATTGTGGGCATGGCCGTGCCACTTTCCGGTTCTGAGGGGGTAAATCACGGAAAAGGCCGCGGCACCCCAACCAAACCAGGGGCGTTCCGCAATCAACTGCAGCGCGAGTCCCCACTGGCTGAGCCGTGTGGACGCCAGGGCACGCTGGCTGGCGTACTGCGTATCGCTGAGACGGGCCCAGATCCCCTCGGGGACGACCATGCGCGCAGGATCCTGGAGCGGGGGAGGCACCCCTGGCAAAACAGCCGCAAGCACGGGTACTAGAGCCAACCCCAGCAGAGGCAGCAGCCAGGGCCAGCTCGGAGGACCGAGCACCAGGGGAACAGCGAGCACCAGCGCTCCCCAGCCATTGCGCGACTCGGTCAACACCAGTGACAACACCACTGACGCAGCCATGGTCAGCACCACCCCACGGCGCACGCGGTTGAGACCAGGCTGCACCAAAGTCGCCAGCATCAACGGCCAGACCATCGCCAACCAGGCCGAAGCGATGTTGGCGTAGTCGAACAATCCCGACAGACGTCCCTCGGGTCGGCCACCTGCGGACATAAACCAGATGATCAGTCCACCAAAGATTTGCCAGGGTCCCTGCCAACCAAACCACAGCTGGCCCAGGCCGGTCACGACCACGGGAACACTTCCTGCCACAAGCCAGAGGCTGCTGCGGCGACGCGACGACGGCAGGGCCACATAAGGCTGAAACCCCCAGAACCCCCAGAAGAAAGGAATCCAATTGCCTAGGCCAACCCAGGCCAACGGGCCGGAATACGACCGAACACAACCCACCACCATGAACAATCCAGCCAGCAGCAGGGGGGCATTCCAGGGATCACGCCAGAACGGACGCTCCCGATTCACACTTCCCAGAATCAGGGCTGGAAACAAGAGAAGACCAGCCAGCAGAGCACTGGACGGCAGAAAGAACAAACCGAGCTGAAAGCAACGCCATCCCCAGGTGGATGCCGATGGAGGACTCTTCCCGTCCAACCAGGCCGAGACCATGCGTAGGGAACGGGTCATGCGAACACAGCCGTGCGTCCGCGATACACCATCACCTGACGACGGAGGTGGAGACGCAGGGCGCGGGACAGGGCCAGCCTTTCGGTGTCACGCCCTTTTCGAATCAGATCCTCCACCTCATCGCGGTGACTCACAGTGGCGATCGTTTGCTCGATGATCGGACCGTCATCCAGTTCCTCGGTGACGTAATGCGCTGTGGCACCGATCAACTTCACTCCGCGCTCCCAGGCCCGGTGATAAGGCTGCGCACCCTTGAAAGCGGGCAGGAACGAATGGTGAATGTTGATCACCTCAGAAAAACGCTCCAAAAACCCCCCGCTCAGCACCTGCATGTACTTGGCGAGCACAGCCAAATCAATCTGATGCTCCGCCAGCAGATTGAGAATGGTGGCCTCCGCTTCGGTCTTGTTGCCTGACGTGACAGGAACGCAGACGAAAGGAACTCCGAAATCAGCGCAGCAGGCTTCCAAGTCTGGATGGTTGCTGATCACCAAGGGAACCTGCATGGGCAACTCTCCGCTGCGTGCCCGCCAGAGCAGATCGAGCAAACAATGGCTCTGTTTGCTCACCAGAATTGCGACGCGGGGATGGTCGTCGGAAAAATGAACCTGGGCGTCACCACCAAGACGCTCCGCCAAGGCCTTCACTGCCAAAGGGATGGCGTCCCTGGGTAAACCAAAACCCTGCAGATCCCATTCAATCCGGCTCAGAAACAATCCAGCACCAGCGTCGGTGTGGTGGTCCGCGTGACGAATATTGCCGCCGTTCGCTGCCACCCAGCCGGCGATGTCACTCACGAGTGCCGGGCGATCGGGACAGATCAGCTGCAGGATGACCGAAGCGGGTGACACACAAAAGACCGTGACAGACCCTGATTCTGCGCCCGGGAAAGCCCTTGAGCTCAGCGAAGGTGCAGGTTGAGATCCCGGGGTGTGGCCTGGCGGATCCTGGCCCGGATGGTGGAGAGACCGAGGCGTTCATGGGCCGCGACCCGGTGACAGCCGTTGAACCCCCAGAGCTGACCCTTCACCTCAAGAACATCGATCGGCTCGCGCAGCCCCTCCTGCGCAATCGATGCCATCAAAGCCTCCACCTTGGCTTCATCCAAAAAACGCTGAAGGGGGCGTCGCACAGACGCGAGAGGCACCGATGCA
The sequence above is a segment of the Synechococcus sp. PROS-7-1 genome. Coding sequences within it:
- the acnB gene encoding bifunctional aconitate hydratase 2/2-methylisocitrate dehydratase; translated protein: MLSTYRENAAERLALGIPALPLDANQAKALTELLENPPSGEEQELLHLLIDRIPPGVDEAAYVKATWLSAVAQGDTTSPLVSPLEATRLLGTMVGGYNVAALIELLQHSDAQLAGCAAEGLSRTLLVYDAFNEVMELASSNRFAKQVVDSWAAAEWFTSKPELADTITVTVFKVEGETNTDDLSPATHATTRPDIPLHALAMLETRDPDGLKTIATLKEKGHPVAYVGDVVGTGSSRKSAINSVLWHTGDDIPHVPNKRGGGVILGGKIAPIFFNTAEDSGALPIECDVTVLNTGDVITIRPHTGTIERDGEVVSRFELKPSTISDEVRAGGRIPLMIGRALTDKVRAKLGLAPSELFIRPSAPADTGKGFTLAQKMVGKACGLPGVRPGTSCEPLMTTVGSQDTTGPMTRDEMKELACLGFSSDLVMQSFCHTAAYPKPVDLQTQKDLPDFFAQRGGVALRPGDGIIHSWLNRMLLPDTVGTGGDSHTRFPLGISFPAGSGLVAFAAAIGAMPLDMPESVLVRFSGSLQPGVTLRDVVNAIPWVAIQRGLLTVEKANKKNLFNGRIMEIEGLPDLKLEQAFELTDASAERSCAGCTIKLSEETVSEYLRSNVALLKNMIARGYSDARTLARRIKEMEAWLANPQLLSADGDAEYAEILEINLDELTEPVVACPNDPDNVKLLSEVAGDPVQEVFIGSCMTNIGHYRAAAKVLEGAGPNQARLWVCPPTRMDEETLKAEGYYATFEAAGSRMEMPGCSLCMGNQARVDDNTTVFSTSTRNFNNRLGKGAQVYLGSAELAAVCAQLGRIPTPQEYRSIAAEKIDPLSDELYRYLNFDQISGFEDQGRTISADDVAEVLTGS
- a CDS encoding ClC family H(+)/Cl(-) exchange transporter; its protein translation is MTVLSELKQRRHQLGSSRSIRRLLERRWWVVVLALMFTGLGAALTGVLFKAGIKTLGAWRLELLADLPAWAVLPGLGAAGGLVSGLLVTCLAPAAGGSGITHIMGFLKHRAVPMGLQVGLVKLVAGIVAIGSGFPLGPEGPSVQMGGSVAWQMARWLKAPVAFRRVIVAAGGGAGIAAVFSAPIGGFVYAVEELLHSARPVVLLLVIVTTFWADAWADVLGLAGLSPSGGGLDATQGFQLEREYTPMVSFLPIDLGYLIGLGVVVGLLAELYCRYVLAMQRKGDAWFGDRLVLRMVLSGAVLGSVYAFLPEEFHNLEGLQHLIANGKADIPMALGTFTVLFFSTGLAAASGAPGGLFFPMLTLGGAIGLACGYWVEALTGHVPSTYVFAGMGAFVASCSRTPITAMFLAFALTKDLLILKPILVACLASFLVARLFDERSIYERQLGTELKEEDHREARRQRHGSIHHAWGGSTRRRAFTPPPAPPPSPSPPDENKPNLGQDP
- a CDS encoding radical SAM protein, with the protein product MGITSLGYQIVWATLASRSDLDVRRLFTDQGDPQHRRCDLFGLSLSWELDGPVLLDLLEGQSIPIWSEQRTDADPIVFGGGPVLTANPEPLAPFFDVILLGDGEDLLPAFIDALQAVRNEPRAVRLRHLAKVPGIYVPALYAPHFDSEGSLQSIKPIEADLPATVAKQTWRGNTLSHSTVITPDAAWPDIHMVEVVRSCPELCRFCLASYLTLPFRTPSLDDGLIPAVERGLIATRRLGLLGASVTQHPQFGDLLTWLNNARFDDVRVSVSSVRAATVTPQLASSLANRGSKSLTIAIESGSERMRRVVNKKLSSEEINAAARHAKQGGLSALKLYGMVGLPSEQEEDVEATADLLLQLKKATPGLRFTLGVSTFVPKAHTPFQWQGVRPEADKRLKRLGKRLKPKGIDLRPESYGWSVIQALLSRSDRRLAPVIVAVRGTQESLGGWKKAYRAARAGELPAAKSAGVELPLPPAWEQVIHETWPDDTVLPWSHLQGPLPQDTLLKHQHQALRPEPAEDLD
- a CDS encoding O-antigen ligase, translating into MTRSLRMVSAWLDGKSPPSASTWGWRCFQLGLFFLPSSALLAGLLLFPALILGSVNRERPFWRDPWNAPLLLAGLFMVVGCVRSYSGPLAWVGLGNWIPFFWGFWGFQPYVALPSSRRRSSLWLVAGSVPVVVTGLGQLWFGWQGPWQIFGGLIIWFMSAGGRPEGRLSGLFDYANIASAWLAMVWPLMLATLVQPGLNRVRRGVVLTMAASVVLSLVLTESRNGWGALVLAVPLVLGPPSWPWLLPLLGLALVPVLAAVLPGVPPPLQDPARMVVPEGIWARLSDTQYASQRALASTRLSQWGLALQLIAERPWFGWGAAAFSVIYPLRTGKWHGHAHNLPLELAISHGLPAAVLVVALVLLLLVVSLRRGSLGLFDRAWWTAALVLTVLHATDLPFFDSRLNIAGWILLAGLRTSFSPSPQPVQGAVPGADA
- the purU gene encoding formyltetrahydrofolate deformylase; translated protein: MSPASVILQLICPDRPALVSDIAGWVAANGGNIRHADHHTDAGAGLFLSRIEWDLQGFGLPRDAIPLAVKALAERLGGDAQVHFSDDHPRVAILVSKQSHCLLDLLWRARSGELPMQVPLVISNHPDLEACCADFGVPFVCVPVTSGNKTEAEATILNLLAEHQIDLAVLAKYMQVLSGGFLERFSEVINIHHSFLPAFKGAQPYHRAWERGVKLIGATAHYVTEELDDGPIIEQTIATVSHRDEVEDLIRKGRDTERLALSRALRLHLRRQVMVYRGRTAVFA
- a CDS encoding sulfiredoxin, which codes for MPLASVRRPLQRFLDEAKVEALMASIAQEGLREPIDVLEVKGQLWGFNGCHRVAAHERLGLSTIRARIRQATPRDLNLHLR